In Methanooceanicella nereidis, the following are encoded in one genomic region:
- a CDS encoding Nif3-like dinuclear metal center hexameric protein: MMLNELISVLENIAPPDMAEDFDAGKIGLIIKGTDTVNKVATALDPTTDVIKKAIEMDAQMLITHHTLIWSPVNKISVGLGNQLRLLLDNDMSLYSMHTNYDRAEGGVNDVLSGMLGLKSVQGAEMGRIGIVDEIPLREFAKHVSEKLGSPVEYTGNGKKRIKKVLVIGGSGFKEGLGIAKKLNADAIVSSELKHDIIRDSDNVALISAPHYHTEAPAMKALAERLSTFVPSVFIDDPPGIEVISCGDRDI; encoded by the coding sequence ATGATGCTCAACGAGTTGATCTCAGTACTTGAAAATATCGCGCCCCCGGATATGGCGGAGGACTTTGACGCCGGGAAGATAGGGCTTATAATAAAAGGTACGGACACGGTAAATAAAGTCGCGACAGCTCTCGACCCCACTACAGATGTCATAAAAAAGGCGATAGAAATGGACGCGCAAATGCTGATCACTCATCACACGCTCATATGGAGCCCGGTGAATAAGATCAGCGTCGGGCTTGGAAACCAGTTAAGGCTCCTGCTCGATAACGATATGTCGCTGTACTCGATGCACACTAATTATGACAGGGCAGAAGGCGGAGTGAACGATGTTCTTTCAGGCATGCTGGGGCTTAAAAGCGTTCAGGGGGCAGAGATGGGCAGGATCGGCATCGTGGACGAAATACCGCTAAGGGAATTCGCAAAACATGTCTCTGAAAAGCTCGGTTCGCCGGTGGAGTATACGGGAAATGGCAAAAAGAGGATAAAGAAAGTGCTGGTCATCGGAGGCAGCGGGTTCAAGGAAGGGCTGGGCATCGCCAAAAAGCTGAATGCTGACGCGATCGTATCGTCGGAGCTAAAGCATGACATTATCAGGGATAGCGATAATGTTGCGCTGATAAGCGCGCCCCATTATCATACCGAGGCACCGGCCATGAAAGCTCTGGCAGAGCGACTTTCGACGTTCGTGCCTTCGGTTTTCATCGATGACCCTCCCGGCATCGAGGTGATCAGCTGCGGTGACAGAGATATTTGA
- a CDS encoding prohibitin family protein, with product MKNTVGIASAAVLIAVILLIVVSLVTGLLSPVVVVPAGSVGVHDLFGNVDANELYAGFHFKNPFADVKIMSIKTQAYTMSILEEEGTKTRSDTVNTLTKEGLSVDLDLTVLYRLDPEKADQVYKSVGTDYADVIVRPQIRSVIREVIARYEAKDIYSAERNRISGEIYDELNMKLNARGIIVEQVLLRNVKLPPSVQNSIEAKITAEQNVGRMSFVLQAEELEAKRKVVEAQGIADSNTIIRDSIDEKYLYWYWINSLNNKSVIYVPTGSNGMPMFKEFT from the coding sequence TTGAAAAATACTGTGGGGATCGCTTCTGCAGCTGTTTTGATAGCTGTCATTTTATTGATCGTCGTAAGCCTTGTCACGGGCCTGCTGTCGCCCGTAGTCGTGGTGCCGGCAGGCAGCGTAGGGGTCCATGACCTTTTCGGTAACGTGGACGCAAATGAGCTCTACGCCGGGTTCCATTTTAAAAACCCGTTCGCTGATGTTAAGATAATGTCGATAAAGACGCAGGCCTATACGATGAGCATTCTGGAAGAGGAGGGCACGAAAACACGCTCCGATACGGTCAACACGCTGACAAAAGAGGGCCTGTCAGTTGATCTTGACCTGACGGTGCTATACCGCCTGGACCCGGAAAAGGCAGACCAGGTCTATAAGAGCGTCGGAACGGATTATGCCGACGTCATAGTCAGGCCGCAGATAAGGAGCGTAATAAGAGAAGTTATAGCCAGGTATGAGGCCAAAGACATCTATTCGGCGGAGCGCAACAGGATAAGCGGCGAGATATATGATGAGCTGAATATGAAACTGAACGCCAGGGGTATCATAGTCGAGCAGGTATTGCTGCGTAACGTGAAACTGCCTCCAAGCGTCCAGAACTCCATAGAGGCAAAGATAACCGCAGAACAGAACGTGGGAAGGATGAGCTTCGTCCTTCAGGCCGAAGAGCTCGAGGCGAAGAGAAAAGTGGTCGAAGCCCAGGGTATCGCCGACTCGAATACGATAATAAGGGACAGCATAGACGAAAAATACCTGTACTGGTACTGGATAAACAGCCTGAACAATAAATCTGTGATCTATGTTCCTACGGGCAGCAACGGCATGCCGATGTTCAAAGAGTTCACGTGA
- a CDS encoding 4Fe-4S binding protein, whose translation MVVIPVNIDFRKYPVVLPFDMAKMLIEQSSCMSLARVCACRDRRECKKHSKELSCIYLGPGSKDIVKNGSAKEICKEDALSRLNLAKEEGLVSMVIWSSAELRQPGVDTGRTLELCSCCSCCCIPYRTENMSRAYIDDIVGLGAANVASPEKCAGCKICEAMCPFKAIKADGDGPVINADRCKGCGVCEKVCKAGSIEIIPYPELRDEYSTLLLSVIR comes from the coding sequence ATGGTCGTTATCCCGGTAAATATTGACTTTCGAAAGTATCCTGTCGTTTTACCGTTCGATATGGCAAAGATGCTCATCGAGCAAAGCTCCTGCATGTCTCTTGCCCGCGTTTGCGCATGCCGTGATCGCAGGGAATGCAAAAAACATTCGAAGGAGCTAAGCTGCATTTACCTGGGCCCGGGGTCAAAAGACATCGTTAAGAACGGCAGCGCAAAGGAGATATGTAAAGAGGATGCGCTGAGCCGCTTAAACCTGGCGAAAGAGGAAGGCCTGGTAAGCATGGTCATATGGTCAAGCGCTGAACTTCGCCAGCCCGGTGTCGATACCGGACGTACGCTGGAACTTTGTTCTTGCTGCTCATGCTGTTGCATTCCTTACAGGACAGAAAACATGTCCCGGGCTTATATAGATGACATCGTCGGTTTGGGAGCGGCAAATGTCGCCAGCCCGGAAAAATGTGCAGGATGTAAGATTTGTGAGGCCATGTGCCCGTTCAAAGCAATAAAGGCGGACGGAGACGGCCCTGTCATAAATGCTGACAGGTGTAAGGGTTGCGGTGTGTGTGAAAAAGTATGCAAGGCCGGATCTATAGAAATAATCCCTTACCCTGAACTACGGGACGAATACTCCACGCTGCTTTTGTCGGTTATCCGGTAA
- a CDS encoding ORC1-type DNA replication protein: MNKDLLLWDQTIFRDEQYFELDYLPENLLHRDSQMRSVMFSVAPALRGATPLNVYCRGSPGTGKTSVVLKVFKELENTTQKVIPVYINCQVDSTRYAIFSQIFKKLFGYPPPSSGISFKKLFSQIAKHLVEKKKVLIVALDDVNYLMMSKEVNDVLYSLLRMHEVVPGTKVGVIAILSDLTLDMARDLDPQVQSVLLPEEVSFPKYSRSEIRDILSHRVKYGFYPNVVSDELLELVTQYTEETGDLRVGINVLKRAGLNAERRASKIVSREDVEKAYEGSRYIHLNYTVRNLKKEEKVLLKCIIDSGKYEMMSGELFECFKGNTGLGYTSFYEMVNRLEGLKLVNVDTTGKGTRGQSRLVSLKYDPKEVEKRLDI, encoded by the coding sequence ATGAATAAAGACCTGCTATTATGGGATCAAACGATTTTCAGGGACGAGCAATACTTTGAGCTCGATTACCTGCCTGAGAACCTGCTGCACAGGGACTCTCAGATGCGCTCCGTCATGTTCAGCGTAGCGCCTGCACTGAGGGGCGCGACACCCCTTAACGTCTACTGCAGAGGCTCGCCGGGAACGGGTAAGACCTCGGTAGTCCTGAAAGTCTTCAAGGAACTGGAAAACACGACCCAGAAAGTGATCCCCGTCTACATTAACTGCCAGGTCGATTCGACGCGCTACGCCATATTCTCTCAGATATTCAAGAAGCTTTTTGGATATCCTCCCCCGTCCTCGGGCATATCCTTCAAAAAACTGTTCTCGCAGATCGCCAAGCACCTTGTCGAAAAGAAAAAGGTGCTCATCGTCGCGCTTGACGACGTGAACTACCTTATGATGAGCAAGGAGGTCAACGATGTCCTGTACTCCCTGCTCAGGATGCACGAGGTGGTCCCCGGCACGAAAGTGGGCGTGATCGCCATACTGAGCGACCTTACCCTGGACATGGCGCGCGACCTTGACCCGCAGGTACAGTCTGTGCTTTTGCCCGAAGAGGTGTCATTCCCCAAATACTCAAGGTCCGAGATACGTGACATCCTGAGCCACCGTGTCAAGTACGGGTTCTACCCGAACGTGGTCTCAGATGAGCTACTCGAGCTTGTCACGCAGTATACCGAAGAGACAGGCGACCTCCGGGTGGGCATAAACGTCCTGAAGCGGGCCGGCCTTAACGCGGAGCGCCGTGCAAGCAAGATCGTATCGCGGGAGGACGTCGAAAAAGCGTACGAAGGCTCCAGGTACATACACCTGAATTACACCGTCAGGAACCTGAAAAAGGAAGAAAAGGTCCTTTTGAAGTGCATTATCGATTCGGGAAAATATGAAATGATGTCCGGTGAGCTTTTCGAATGCTTTAAAGGGAACACCGGCCTCGGCTACACCTCTTTCTATGAGATGGTGAACAGGCTTGAGGGATTAAAGCTCGTCAACGTCGATACCACCGGAAAGGGCACCCGGGGGCAGAGCAGGCTGGTCTCTCTGAAATATGACCCGAAAGAGGTCGAAAAGAGGCTGGACATATAG
- a CDS encoding 4Fe-4S binding protein, which yields MSSGDRRDKKAFGVYAGIMYHTAALGIRLSKLPVLGRLFETVVSKERLKAVTVPVNLPLQDKYAILHFDAAQKLIEASSYICATNTCVCREGNGCKEYPADIGCMFLGQGARDITLKGRVKEISKDEALSRLERSRSLGLVNNIIWSSVEIDILGGDPLHTIELCSCCPCCCLAFRTREGSRAFIDGISGFCVAKVISSGSCVQCLKCERSCPFHAINVSMHGRPMIDGSRCKGCGRCEVSCDKNVLKVFPLEHEGGCSSPCSDAGVNPSGIEYLEQFLSMVK from the coding sequence ATGTCATCCGGGGACCGGCGGGATAAAAAAGCTTTCGGCGTTTATGCCGGCATCATGTACCATACGGCAGCGCTAGGGATAAGGCTATCGAAGCTGCCCGTTTTGGGCAGGCTGTTCGAGACGGTGGTTTCGAAGGAACGGCTTAAGGCCGTTACTGTACCGGTAAACCTTCCGTTACAGGATAAGTATGCGATCCTTCATTTTGATGCGGCGCAAAAACTGATAGAAGCGTCTTCATATATCTGCGCCACGAACACGTGCGTGTGCAGGGAGGGAAATGGCTGCAAGGAATATCCTGCGGACATTGGCTGCATGTTCCTGGGGCAGGGTGCCCGGGACATCACGTTAAAAGGCCGTGTCAAAGAGATAAGCAAGGATGAGGCTTTATCCCGGCTGGAGAGGTCAAGGTCGCTGGGGCTGGTCAACAATATCATCTGGTCGAGCGTGGAGATCGATATCCTGGGCGGAGATCCCCTGCATACCATAGAGCTTTGCTCATGCTGTCCCTGCTGCTGTCTTGCGTTCAGGACGCGGGAAGGCTCAAGGGCTTTCATCGACGGGATATCCGGATTTTGCGTCGCGAAAGTAATATCCTCCGGATCATGCGTACAGTGCTTAAAGTGCGAGCGCTCATGCCCGTTCCACGCCATAAATGTTAGCATGCACGGCAGGCCCATGATCGACGGAAGCAGATGCAAGGGCTGCGGCCGGTGCGAGGTATCATGCGATAAAAATGTTTTGAAAGTATTCCCGCTGGAGCATGAAGGCGGCTGCTCTTCGCCATGCAGTGACGCCGGCGTCAATCCTTCGGGGATTGAATATCTTGAGCAGTTCTTATCGATGGTGAAATAA
- the tsaA gene encoding tRNA (N6-threonylcarbamoyladenosine(37)-N6)-methyltransferase TrmO, whose protein sequence is MDKIVFTPIGCVRNMAGENTHAEDIRNMLSEIIIYPKYERGLMDIEVNELITVIFYFSKVENYRLRLHPRGDTSRPITGVFNTRSQFRPNPIGITVVRLKSREGNKLFVEGLDALDGTPVLDIKPHVLTFDEGLETDDPRKDRIIKVIER, encoded by the coding sequence ATGGATAAAATAGTTTTCACACCGATAGGCTGTGTCCGCAATATGGCCGGTGAGAACACGCACGCCGAAGACATCAGGAACATGCTGTCAGAGATCATCATTTATCCGAAGTATGAGCGCGGCCTGATGGACATAGAAGTGAATGAGCTGATAACAGTGATATTTTACTTTAGTAAGGTAGAAAATTACAGGTTAAGGCTGCATCCCCGGGGAGATACGTCAAGGCCCATAACTGGTGTCTTTAACACCAGAAGCCAGTTCAGGCCCAACCCGATAGGTATCACTGTGGTAAGATTAAAATCAAGGGAAGGCAATAAGCTCTTTGTCGAAGGGCTGGACGCGCTGGACGGTACTCCTGTGCTTGATATAAAGCCCCATGTGCTTACATTCGACGAAGGGTTGGAAACAGATGATCCTCGGAAAGACAGAATTATCAAAGTTATTGAGCGATAA
- a CDS encoding deoxyuridine 5'-triphosphate nucleotidohydrolase, producing the protein MILGKTELSKLLSDKLVECSIDESSQLQVNGYELTVSRIEAFEGPGRIGFDNSERVLPSYRAIEWDDGWAFLKKGCYKITFNEIVSIPKDMCAIALPRSSLLRSGASIHTAVWDAGYKGRSEAMLVVYNDDGFYLKKDARVIQLLFMRLGSAQEGYSGRYMNENISG; encoded by the coding sequence ATGATCCTCGGAAAGACAGAATTATCAAAGTTATTGAGCGATAAGCTTGTAGAATGTTCGATAGATGAAAGCTCGCAGCTCCAGGTGAACGGCTATGAGCTGACCGTGAGCAGGATCGAGGCTTTCGAAGGGCCCGGACGCATCGGGTTCGATAATTCGGAAAGAGTGCTGCCGTCATACAGGGCTATTGAATGGGATGACGGATGGGCGTTCCTGAAAAAAGGATGCTATAAGATCACTTTTAACGAGATAGTCTCAATACCTAAGGACATGTGCGCAATAGCCCTCCCGCGTTCCAGCCTTTTAAGGTCCGGGGCCAGTATCCATACGGCCGTATGGGACGCGGGATACAAAGGCAGGAGCGAGGCCATGCTGGTAGTGTACAACGACGACGGGTTTTATCTGAAAAAGGATGCGCGTGTCATACAGCTTCTGTTCATGAGGCTGGGCTCCGCCCAGGAAGGCTACAGCGGCCGATACATGAACGAGAACATTTCTGGCTAG
- a CDS encoding peroxiredoxin family protein: MYRMIRGKVRSGDKAPAINAIDIDGDRFDLSGHTGKNNLLIFFYRTVSCSTCRDELKELRDNYDDIKGQGCEIVAISTDSPGDAKQMAGELDLPFRLISDEAGRIIQDYGVYDKNTDTAFITLFLVDMNGIVRHIRPVEGMEDKFHAGELIDRLRSIRGQF, encoded by the coding sequence ATGTACAGGATGATCAGGGGTAAGGTGAGGTCAGGCGATAAAGCACCGGCGATAAATGCGATCGACATTGACGGTGATCGATTTGACCTGTCCGGGCATACCGGTAAAAATAATCTCCTCATATTTTTTTATCGCACCGTTTCCTGCTCCACATGCAGGGACGAGCTCAAGGAGCTCAGGGATAACTACGATGACATCAAAGGACAGGGATGCGAAATAGTGGCTATCAGCACGGATAGCCCCGGTGACGCAAAACAGATGGCAGGAGAGCTGGACCTGCCTTTTCGCCTTATCAGCGATGAGGCCGGCCGGATAATTCAGGATTACGGTGTATATGATAAAAATACGGATACAGCGTTCATCACGCTATTCCTGGTCGATATGAACGGGATAGTGCGGCATATAAGACCGGTGGAGGGCATGGAAGACAAATTCCATGCCGGTGAGCTGATAGATCGGCTCCGGAGCATCCGCGGGCAGTTCTAG
- a CDS encoding glycosyltransferase, translating into MKNKFVFVCVIFVLLAMGVAIGSLVYSAIFVASWVNQVLIAQWMPYALYILLLAIILITAAFTYVFIRQGRATETPSVPESRILPITIIIPALNEESTLEQCVESLIGSRYPQDLLEVIIAHEVAPRCRDSTPAIAKRLAEKYCNVKAVPNDGEHSGSKAGSINNCIEMASGEIIGIYDADHVVEKDALIRACAHFVSSPELACIGGKVMVRNMDYNFFTTLVGNEYTVINNFSRFLSELITGTHLIYGSNVFIRKGALVRIGGFDESSLTEDCDLGMKLIYGNYPMKIDYSIRSYEQSAINFRDWWHQRVRWTRGSMGVLKKYMRIYSADTRMSRKSIETILLYSLGTGGLLFSVILIGFMGFMMYMNVITPLILFICCAPLAVLFASESMNEYKEGRGSILDTILSILVRPWVIYAYSLVGVYAVVLDILSSDHVWHENRRI; encoded by the coding sequence GTGAAAAACAAGTTTGTGTTCGTATGTGTGATATTCGTCCTTTTAGCAATGGGCGTGGCTATAGGTAGCCTTGTATATTCGGCCATATTCGTGGCTTCCTGGGTGAATCAGGTGTTGATCGCCCAGTGGATGCCATATGCGTTGTATATACTGCTGCTGGCGATCATCTTGATAACAGCCGCATTCACATACGTTTTTATCAGGCAGGGAAGAGCCACCGAGACACCGTCAGTCCCGGAGAGCCGTATCTTGCCTATCACTATAATCATCCCGGCCCTTAACGAAGAAAGTACTTTAGAGCAATGTGTGGAAAGCCTTATCGGGTCACGATACCCGCAGGACCTTTTAGAGGTCATCATAGCTCATGAGGTCGCCCCCAGATGCCGCGACTCCACTCCTGCGATAGCGAAAAGGCTCGCGGAAAAGTACTGCAACGTAAAGGCCGTTCCTAACGACGGCGAGCACAGCGGCTCAAAGGCCGGCTCCATAAACAACTGTATAGAGATGGCATCGGGAGAGATCATCGGTATCTATGATGCCGACCATGTCGTGGAAAAGGACGCGCTCATACGGGCGTGCGCGCATTTCGTATCAAGCCCGGAACTGGCCTGCATCGGCGGAAAGGTGATGGTCAGGAACATGGACTATAACTTTTTTACCACCCTTGTAGGCAACGAATACACTGTCATCAATAATTTTTCAAGGTTTTTATCAGAGCTCATCACGGGCACGCATCTAATATACGGCTCCAACGTGTTCATAAGGAAGGGCGCTCTCGTCAGGATAGGCGGGTTTGACGAATCTAGCCTTACCGAGGACTGTGACCTCGGCATGAAGCTTATCTACGGGAATTACCCGATGAAAATAGATTATTCTATTAGGAGCTACGAGCAGTCCGCGATCAATTTCCGCGACTGGTGGCATCAGCGCGTCAGGTGGACGAGAGGGAGCATGGGCGTGCTGAAAAAGTACATGAGGATCTACTCTGCGGATACCCGGATGAGCCGGAAGAGCATAGAGACCATATTGCTATATTCGCTGGGTACCGGCGGGCTTCTGTTTAGCGTCATCCTGATAGGCTTCATGGGCTTCATGATGTATATGAACGTGATAACGCCCCTGATATTGTTCATTTGCTGCGCTCCCCTGGCTGTGCTGTTCGCGTCAGAGTCCATGAACGAGTATAAGGAGGGCCGGGGCAGCATACTGGACACGATATTATCGATCCTTGTAAGGCCCTGGGTGATCTATGCATACTCGCTGGTAGGCGTTTATGCCGTCGTGCTGGATATCCTCAGCAGCGATCATGTGTGGCACGAGAACCGGCGCATTTGA
- a CDS encoding DNA integrity scanning protein DisA nucleotide-binding domain protein: protein MKEIAEVNAVGQEERVMNVVLGVAKNISKSGEGALIVIAERSDIDGLYETHYPQFTSSYPVTEQGMNVVIEKLATIDGAVILTPKGELVAFGARLLRSTTLPGFGTRHAAASGITEAILNSTGVLISEESSWIKIFQDGSIMLEMDSSEVNPNVMEKVAAFLTRSDTALLVSAGLSIALLQIQPWYIVLIGGAYLIVKSAFETVSSVLRGADKV, encoded by the coding sequence ATGAAGGAGATCGCCGAAGTAAACGCCGTAGGGCAGGAAGAGCGCGTAATGAACGTCGTTCTGGGTGTGGCGAAGAACATATCCAAAAGCGGCGAAGGAGCGCTTATCGTCATCGCAGAAAGGAGCGATATAGACGGATTATACGAGACGCACTACCCTCAGTTCACCTCATCTTATCCCGTTACGGAACAGGGCATGAACGTCGTCATAGAAAAGCTTGCCACCATAGACGGGGCAGTGATATTGACACCAAAAGGAGAGCTTGTAGCTTTCGGCGCTAGGCTCTTAAGGTCGACGACGCTGCCGGGATTCGGTACAAGGCACGCCGCGGCCTCGGGTATCACCGAAGCGATATTGAATTCGACAGGAGTCCTCATATCGGAGGAATCGAGCTGGATCAAAATATTCCAGGACGGGAGCATTATGCTCGAGATGGACTCTTCGGAGGTAAACCCGAACGTCATGGAAAAAGTGGCGGCTTTCCTTACAAGGAGCGATACGGCGCTGCTCGTTTCCGCCGGGCTGTCCATAGCCCTGCTGCAGATACAGCCCTGGTATATCGTGCTGATAGGCGGCGCATACCTGATAGTGAAATCCGCTTTTGAGACAGTGTCCTCGGTGTTGCGCGGGGCGGATAAGGTCTGA
- a CDS encoding GtrA family protein: MTDVLAKADVAFSKVYPDYKKFFNYLLVGVIATLADMGSLFVLNDFMNVFYLYANICSYTLGMVISFYLNKYYNFKNTYKKVHYQFISFALVAVTGLVLNTALMYVFVHYLFSNDTSMFVMISKLIATFIVFIWNFFINKSVTFKVFQ; the protein is encoded by the coding sequence TTGACAGACGTATTAGCAAAGGCAGACGTAGCTTTCTCCAAGGTCTATCCGGACTATAAAAAATTCTTTAACTATCTTCTCGTCGGCGTCATAGCGACACTGGCTGACATGGGATCGCTGTTCGTACTGAACGATTTCATGAACGTGTTCTACCTGTATGCGAATATTTGTTCGTACACCCTGGGTATGGTCATAAGCTTCTACCTGAATAAATACTATAATTTTAAAAATACCTATAAAAAAGTCCACTACCAGTTCATATCGTTCGCGCTGGTAGCCGTGACCGGGCTTGTATTGAACACGGCTTTAATGTACGTCTTCGTCCATTACCTGTTCTCTAACGACACCAGCATGTTCGTCATGATCTCAAAGCTAATAGCGACGTTCATCGTGTTCATCTGGAACTTCTTTATAAATAAGTCGGTGACATTCAAGGTATTCCAATAA
- the hisH gene encoding imidazole glycerol phosphate synthase subunit HisH: MTKIVIIDYGLGNLRSVEKGLAYAGAPSVISKDISEIESADAIVLPGVGAFEGAMRQFAPLKDAVLGRVKNNDVPLLGVCLGMQMLFEKSEEGGIIDGLGLVPGSITKFSGNLKVPHMGWNSLSIKKKHPILKDIPDGSYVYFVHSYRAEVSDNTLASSEYGGDFTAIVSNDAQNVVGTQFHPEKSGNIGLQMLKNFVDMI; encoded by the coding sequence ATGACAAAGATCGTCATAATCGATTATGGGCTGGGCAATTTGAGAAGCGTGGAAAAGGGGCTGGCATATGCCGGAGCGCCATCGGTCATAAGCAAGGACATAAGCGAGATAGAGTCCGCCGACGCGATAGTGCTTCCGGGCGTGGGCGCTTTTGAGGGCGCTATGAGGCAGTTCGCTCCCTTAAAAGACGCAGTCCTTGGCCGTGTAAAAAATAATGATGTGCCTCTGCTGGGCGTATGCCTGGGCATGCAGATGCTTTTCGAAAAAAGCGAAGAGGGCGGCATAATCGACGGGCTCGGCCTTGTCCCCGGCAGTATCACAAAGTTTTCGGGTAACCTTAAAGTCCCTCACATGGGATGGAATTCCCTTTCCATCAAAAAGAAACACCCGATCTTAAAGGACATACCTGACGGCTCCTACGTCTATTTTGTCCATTCATACAGGGCCGAAGTGAGCGATAACACTCTTGCCTCCTCAGAATACGGCGGAGATTTCACGGCAATAGTGTCAAACGATGCCCAAAATGTGGTCGGGACACAGTTCCACCCGGAAAAAAGCGGAAATATCGGGCTACAAATGCTCAAAAATTTCGTAGATATGATATAA